Proteins encoded by one window of Nitrincola iocasae:
- a CDS encoding FAD-dependent oxidoreductase, whose amino-acid sequence MSKKSGLLLVLLVAGVMIWQLGWLQLLSFDNLKHQQDELIALRDARPVLLSAVYFLIYVGVTALSLPGAAIMTLAGGAIFGLGWGFLLVSFASTLGATLAMLVARFLLHDWVRQRFNRQMDKLDSGIQREGAFYLFALRLVPAVPFFVLNLAMGLTQMKVRTFWWVSQLGMVAGTLVYVNAGTQLAQISSPGDVLSPGLLGAFVLLGLFPILAKRVLTFIKHRNSMAHWTKPRQFDTNLLVIGAGSGGLVAAYIAAAVKAKVMLVEKHQMGGDCLNTGCVPSKALIRTARLAQEMREADRFGITPQAPDIDFKAVMQRVHRVIETIEPHDSVERFQGLGVDVRQGTATLVSPWEVDIHYPDGKVERVSSRAIILATGAEPLLPELPGLTDINFLTSENLWSLDSLPQRLLVLGGGPIGCELSQAFQRLGSQVIQLERGDRIMPREDADASEAVMLKLCGEGVDLRLNHQALSVEIHPQTGQPSLLVENAAGDQESIEFDRLLVAVGRKPRLHGYGLETLGLLPDQAQGIDTNSYLQTLYPNIYACGDLIGPYQFTHAASHQAWHATVNALFGALKRFPVDYTYLPWATFTDPEVVRVGLNEQEAKAQGIAYEVTRYGLDDLDRAIADSQAYGFIKVLTPPGKDKILGVTLVGPHAGDLIAEFVLAMKHGLGLNKLLGTIHIYPTLTEANKFAAGNWKKAHAPQRVLAWLERYHAWRRR is encoded by the coding sequence ATGAGTAAAAAATCAGGGTTACTGCTTGTGTTGCTGGTAGCGGGTGTAATGATCTGGCAACTGGGTTGGTTGCAGCTGCTGAGCTTTGACAATCTCAAGCATCAGCAGGATGAGTTGATCGCCTTGCGTGATGCCAGACCTGTGTTGCTTAGCGCTGTGTATTTTCTCATCTATGTGGGTGTGACCGCCTTGTCCTTACCGGGTGCGGCGATTATGACCTTAGCCGGTGGTGCTATTTTTGGACTGGGCTGGGGCTTTTTACTGGTGTCTTTCGCCTCCACGCTGGGCGCTACACTGGCGATGTTGGTAGCGCGTTTTCTGTTGCATGACTGGGTAAGGCAACGCTTCAATCGTCAGATGGATAAGCTTGATAGCGGGATCCAACGGGAAGGTGCCTTTTACCTGTTTGCCTTACGTCTGGTACCCGCCGTTCCCTTCTTCGTACTGAATCTGGCCATGGGCCTGACACAAATGAAAGTACGGACTTTCTGGTGGGTCAGCCAACTGGGTATGGTCGCTGGGACCCTGGTGTATGTGAATGCCGGTACACAACTGGCGCAGATCAGCTCTCCCGGTGATGTGTTATCACCCGGATTACTCGGCGCCTTCGTGCTGCTGGGACTCTTCCCTATACTGGCTAAGCGAGTACTCACTTTCATTAAGCATCGAAACTCTATGGCGCACTGGACAAAACCTCGCCAGTTTGACACCAACCTGCTGGTCATCGGTGCGGGCAGTGGTGGGCTGGTAGCGGCTTATATAGCCGCGGCTGTTAAAGCCAAGGTGATGTTAGTAGAGAAACATCAGATGGGCGGCGACTGTCTGAATACCGGCTGTGTACCGTCTAAAGCCTTGATTCGCACCGCCCGACTGGCCCAGGAAATGCGAGAAGCTGATCGCTTTGGTATTACCCCCCAGGCCCCCGACATAGATTTCAAAGCGGTAATGCAACGGGTGCATCGGGTTATTGAAACCATTGAGCCGCATGATTCGGTTGAACGTTTTCAGGGCTTGGGCGTGGATGTTCGTCAAGGTACCGCCACGCTGGTGAGTCCTTGGGAAGTTGATATCCATTACCCGGATGGCAAGGTAGAACGTGTGTCCTCACGCGCTATTATTCTGGCGACAGGAGCCGAACCGCTGCTGCCTGAGTTACCAGGGCTGACAGACATAAATTTTCTGACATCTGAAAACTTATGGTCGCTGGATAGCCTGCCACAGCGGCTATTGGTACTGGGGGGGGGCCCCATTGGCTGTGAGCTGAGTCAGGCTTTTCAGCGCCTGGGATCACAGGTTATTCAGCTAGAGCGTGGTGACCGGATCATGCCCCGTGAGGATGCCGATGCCAGTGAAGCGGTGATGCTGAAGTTATGCGGTGAAGGGGTCGACCTGCGACTCAATCATCAAGCCCTGAGTGTTGAAATCCATCCGCAAACAGGTCAGCCCTCACTGCTGGTTGAAAATGCGGCAGGTGATCAAGAGTCGATTGAATTTGACCGGTTGCTGGTGGCGGTGGGACGCAAGCCGCGTTTGCATGGCTATGGGCTGGAAACCCTGGGATTACTCCCGGATCAGGCGCAGGGCATTGATACCAACAGCTACCTGCAAACACTCTATCCAAATATCTATGCGTGTGGTGATCTTATCGGACCCTATCAGTTTACCCACGCGGCCTCACATCAAGCCTGGCATGCCACGGTGAATGCGCTGTTCGGTGCGTTGAAGCGTTTCCCTGTGGATTACACCTACCTTCCCTGGGCCACCTTTACTGATCCGGAAGTGGTGCGGGTCGGGCTGAATGAACAGGAAGCTAAAGCCCAGGGGATCGCCTACGAGGTAACTCGCTATGGTCTGGACGATCTGGATAGAGCCATTGCCGACAGTCAGGCCTATGGTTTTATTAAAGTCCTGACACCACCGGGTAAGGACAAAATTCTCGGTGTAACTCTGGTTGGACCGCATGCCGGTGATTTGATTGCTGAGTTTGTGCTGGCAATGAAACACGGGCTGGGGTTGAATAAATTACTCGGTACCATCCATATTTATCCAACCCTGACCGAGGCGAATAAATTTGCGGCGGGTAACTGGAAAAAAGCCCATGCACCGCAGCGAGTACTGGCCTGGTTGGAGCGTTATCATGCCTGGCGTAGACGTTAG
- a CDS encoding NAD(P)H-dependent flavin oxidoreductase translates to MLNFAEGFGLQWPIIQAPMAGVQGSDLTLAVSAAGGLGSLPCAMLTPDSLVAELSRISAATTRPYNVNFFCHTPPAPNSSTQARWEQVLLPYYRELEIGQSAIQSGAGRTPFSADTAALLSDFKPPVVSFHFGLPDDALLEQVRSWGSKILSSATTLEEALWLEARGVDAVIAQGLEAGGHRGMFLSDDLTSQTGLFALLPQLVDRLNTPVIAAGGIASPAGVKAALALGAAGVQVGTAYLLCPEASTSALHRQALQSPEAVHTALTNVFSGRPARGIVNRVMRELGPICADAPAFPLATAAIAPLRSAAEARGIADFSPLWAGQNTTGCQAIPAAELTRWLMSVID, encoded by the coding sequence GTGTTAAATTTTGCTGAAGGGTTCGGGCTTCAATGGCCCATTATTCAGGCGCCTATGGCGGGTGTTCAGGGCAGTGATCTGACCCTGGCCGTTTCTGCGGCGGGTGGTTTGGGCTCCCTGCCCTGCGCCATGCTGACCCCGGATAGCCTGGTGGCCGAGTTAAGTCGCATCAGCGCGGCAACCACACGACCTTACAATGTAAATTTTTTCTGTCATACGCCACCGGCACCGAATTCATCCACGCAAGCTCGCTGGGAGCAGGTGCTATTACCCTACTATCGTGAGTTAGAAATTGGGCAATCTGCTATTCAGTCCGGTGCTGGACGTACCCCCTTCAGTGCTGATACGGCTGCGTTGCTAAGTGATTTTAAGCCGCCGGTGGTCAGTTTTCATTTTGGTTTGCCGGATGACGCCTTGCTGGAGCAAGTGCGCAGCTGGGGGAGCAAGATCCTTTCCAGCGCCACCACACTGGAAGAAGCCTTGTGGCTGGAAGCTCGGGGAGTTGATGCGGTGATTGCTCAGGGACTTGAGGCCGGTGGTCATCGCGGCATGTTCCTGAGTGATGATCTGACGTCACAAACGGGTTTGTTTGCCCTGCTGCCGCAGCTGGTGGATCGTCTCAACACCCCGGTGATTGCCGCTGGGGGTATTGCCAGTCCAGCTGGGGTTAAGGCGGCTCTGGCACTGGGTGCGGCGGGAGTCCAGGTGGGCACGGCTTATCTGTTGTGTCCTGAAGCCAGCACGTCAGCCTTGCATCGACAGGCGCTGCAGTCTCCCGAGGCGGTGCACACCGCCCTGACCAATGTGTTTTCCGGGCGCCCGGCGCGCGGGATCGTCAACCGTGTGATGCGTGAGTTGGGGCCTATCTGTGCCGATGCTCCCGCCTTTCCTTTGGCCACGGCGGCAATCGCGCCCTTGCGCTCCGCTGCTGAAGCACGCGGTATCGCTGACTTTTCACCGCTTTGGGCGGGTCAAAATACCACCGGCTGCCAGGCCATTCCTGCCGCTGAACTGACGCGTTGGTTGATGTCAGTGATAGATTGA
- a CDS encoding LysE family translocator, with protein MSGSIIFSMSAFALAASISPGPVNLVCLSSGIRYGLATTLVFVTGATLGFVLLFVSLGLGLKSIFLQWGELESALRWGGILFLLYMSVQLLRASGDVQTQSQTQPPGFMTGALMQWLNPKAWLAGISGIAAYTAGGDMYQVLLFALLYLPICWLSLGVWAAAGAWLQQRCTAGQGLRWLNRILALLLLMSCVLLLI; from the coding sequence GTGAGCGGGTCTATCATCTTTTCCATGTCAGCCTTTGCGCTGGCGGCATCCATTTCTCCCGGTCCGGTCAATCTGGTCTGTCTCAGTAGTGGTATACGCTATGGCTTGGCAACTACGCTGGTGTTTGTGACCGGTGCGACCTTGGGTTTTGTGCTGTTGTTTGTCTCATTGGGTTTAGGTTTGAAAAGCATCTTTCTGCAGTGGGGTGAACTGGAGTCGGCATTGCGCTGGGGAGGCATTCTGTTTCTGTTGTATATGAGTGTGCAGTTGTTGCGTGCGAGTGGTGATGTCCAAACTCAATCGCAAACCCAACCTCCCGGATTTATGACCGGGGCATTGATGCAATGGTTGAATCCCAAAGCCTGGCTAGCGGGTATATCCGGCATCGCCGCCTATACGGCAGGTGGTGATATGTATCAGGTGCTGCTGTTTGCGCTACTGTATTTACCGATCTGCTGGTTGTCGTTGGGGGTTTGGGCCGCGGCGGGTGCCTGGTTGCAGCAACGCTGCACAGCCGGACAGGGTTTACGCTGGTTGAACCGGATACTGGCGCTGCTGTTACTGATGAGTTGTGTTTTGTTGCTGATATAG
- a CDS encoding AraC family transcriptional regulator, with protein MTTTPLFWRDPALPHVELRYIEDGRQVRYAPHSHRQWSLGAILAGQSHFQYAGQQQVIEAGQLLLINPHQVHACNPCANMPWSYYMLYIDTEWLTRLRQSCGELDSDHWEDLSVSRLRDQALFNGFSDMATQLFDPLVSHAEKDAALCHYLQQLFAQVRREASPQSLLPTEPLHRALEHLHKHYDSNVPLQTLCQLSGLNQGQLIRQFRQTSGMTPHAYLTNLRIQMAQVALQSDLPLVDVALTHGFADQPHFQRTFKRLLAATPVQYRDGPKRLYQQQNTTHQ; from the coding sequence ATGACAACCACCCCTCTGTTCTGGCGGGACCCTGCACTGCCTCATGTTGAACTGCGCTATATTGAGGATGGACGGCAAGTACGTTATGCCCCTCACAGTCACCGGCAATGGTCCCTCGGGGCGATCCTGGCGGGTCAGAGTCATTTTCAATATGCCGGGCAACAACAGGTTATTGAGGCAGGTCAATTGCTGCTAATCAATCCTCACCAAGTGCATGCCTGCAACCCTTGTGCTAACATGCCCTGGTCCTACTATATGCTGTATATCGATACCGAGTGGCTGACCCGACTGCGCCAATCTTGTGGAGAACTCGATAGCGATCACTGGGAAGATCTGTCCGTGTCCCGCCTGCGGGATCAGGCGTTATTCAACGGTTTTAGCGACATGGCCACTCAACTGTTTGACCCTCTCGTCAGTCATGCTGAAAAAGATGCCGCACTGTGCCACTATCTACAGCAACTGTTTGCTCAGGTCCGCCGCGAGGCCTCGCCACAAAGTCTGCTACCCACCGAACCACTACATAGAGCCCTTGAGCATCTACATAAACATTACGACTCTAATGTTCCTTTGCAGACGCTGTGTCAGTTAAGTGGATTAAATCAAGGACAGTTGATCCGCCAATTCCGTCAGACCAGCGGCATGACGCCCCATGCTTACCTGACCAATCTGAGAATTCAGATGGCTCAGGTTGCGCTACAAAGTGATCTGCCTCTGGTTGATGTCGCCCTGACCCATGGTTTTGCCGATCAACCGCATTTTCAGCGAACCTTTAAGCGTCTGCTGGCGGCCACACCGGTACAGTATCGCGATGGACCCAAGCGGCTATATCAGCAACAAAACACAACTCATCAGTAA
- a CDS encoding phosphotransferase, with product MTSSTATTSLMTQAAPSVDPVEAQAVLREHYGLMGTLERLPGERDSNFCLSVSSSKRYMVRFINAAEADTEIDFQTQMLIYLQERAAHLPLPSILKSLSGECQPRVRFSGQTGALRVVSYLEGMPFYQQAPFTDLARQLGGILGEMDHALADFSHPGAQRELLWDITYPQRLLDRIHTIDDAQLRKEVAWVIDRHTERVVSQQAEIPWQVIHNDLNPHNVLVDTLGTNITGIIDFGDALYAPRVNNLATALSYQLVDESDPLRRVGPFLSAYLAQQPLTDTELSLLADLVATRLCLTLTISSWRAQLYPENRDYILRNLPHAVRSLMRLRRLPEVWVDDLLKPVNTGVCDD from the coding sequence ATGACCTCTAGCACCGCAACAACTTCGTTGATGACACAGGCTGCTCCCTCTGTTGATCCGGTTGAGGCTCAGGCTGTTTTACGAGAGCACTATGGCCTGATGGGAACATTAGAGCGTTTACCCGGTGAGCGTGACAGCAATTTCTGTTTGAGTGTGTCTTCCAGCAAGCGTTACATGGTGCGCTTTATCAATGCCGCTGAAGCCGATACAGAAATAGATTTTCAAACCCAGATGTTGATTTATCTACAGGAGCGGGCGGCGCACTTGCCACTACCTTCTATACTGAAAAGTCTTTCAGGGGAGTGCCAACCCAGAGTTCGATTTTCCGGGCAAACGGGTGCTTTGCGTGTTGTCAGCTATCTGGAAGGCATGCCCTTCTATCAACAAGCACCCTTTACCGATCTGGCCCGACAACTGGGTGGCATTCTTGGCGAAATGGATCATGCCCTGGCTGATTTTTCTCATCCGGGAGCGCAGCGTGAGTTACTTTGGGATATTACTTATCCACAGCGATTACTGGATCGAATACACACCATTGATGATGCGCAATTACGCAAGGAAGTCGCCTGGGTGATCGACCGCCACACCGAACGTGTCGTTTCTCAGCAGGCAGAGATTCCCTGGCAGGTGATACACAATGATCTGAACCCACACAATGTACTGGTGGATACCTTAGGCACCAATATTACCGGGATTATCGATTTTGGCGATGCCCTCTATGCTCCACGGGTGAATAATCTGGCAACCGCCCTGTCCTACCAATTGGTGGATGAATCGGACCCGTTACGCCGGGTGGGCCCCTTTTTGAGCGCCTATCTGGCTCAACAGCCCTTGACTGATACCGAGTTAAGTCTGTTAGCCGATCTGGTGGCCACGCGTTTGTGTCTGACGTTGACTATCTCCTCCTGGCGTGCGCAGCTGTATCCGGAAAATCGTGACTATATTCTGCGTAACCTGCCCCATGCGGTCCGTAGTTTGATGCGTTTACGCCGTCTGCCGGAGGTCTGGGTGGATGACCTGCTGAAACCTGTTAATACGGGAGTCTGTGATGACTGA
- a CDS encoding aspartate aminotransferase family protein yields MTEHSALIQRRQRLLGRSYRLFYQQPLYPVKGEGVWLYEADGKRYLDAYNNVVSVGHCHPRVVEAICQQAAQLNTHTRYLHDSILDYAERLLALFPDVLNNLTLTCSGSEANDLALRIAREVTGNRIALVTRWAYHGTTSSIAELSPSLGVGVSDQVRLIDAPDTFRAPGQWLQQLRQVLDQMAAEGLRPAALMMDGLFSSDGIFSPPAAEIQQAVNWVRQAGGVYIADEVQSGFARTGDDFWGFCRYQLVPDLVTLGKPMGNGHPVAGLVARSDLLDLFGERQRYFNTFGGNPVSCCAAAAVLDVIESEHLQVNARIQGQRLGRQLNDLAQRHEVIGDIRGAGLFYGVELVKDRNSLAPATALASRVVNGMREAGVLISATGPDANVLKIRPPLVFTAEHVELLSDTLDQVLTRLS; encoded by the coding sequence ATGACTGAACATAGTGCATTGATTCAACGGCGGCAACGCTTGCTGGGGCGCAGCTATCGCCTGTTTTATCAACAGCCGCTCTATCCGGTGAAGGGTGAAGGCGTATGGCTCTACGAAGCGGATGGCAAACGTTACCTGGATGCCTACAACAATGTGGTATCGGTGGGCCATTGCCACCCCAGGGTGGTCGAGGCTATTTGCCAACAGGCGGCACAATTGAATACCCATACTCGCTATCTGCACGACAGCATTCTGGATTATGCTGAGCGTCTGCTGGCGCTGTTTCCGGATGTGTTGAATAACCTCACTCTGACCTGCAGTGGCAGTGAAGCCAATGATCTGGCTTTACGTATTGCCCGTGAAGTTACCGGCAACCGTATTGCCTTGGTGACTCGCTGGGCTTATCACGGCACGACCAGTAGTATCGCCGAGCTGTCGCCGTCACTCGGCGTCGGTGTGAGTGATCAGGTCCGGCTGATCGATGCACCGGACACCTTCCGTGCGCCAGGTCAGTGGTTGCAGCAGTTGCGTCAAGTGTTGGATCAGATGGCCGCAGAAGGCTTGCGTCCAGCCGCATTGATGATGGATGGCTTGTTCTCCAGCGATGGGATCTTCAGTCCACCGGCTGCTGAAATTCAGCAGGCCGTGAACTGGGTTCGCCAGGCCGGTGGTGTGTATATCGCCGATGAGGTGCAGTCTGGCTTTGCCCGGACAGGTGATGATTTCTGGGGTTTTTGTCGCTATCAGTTAGTACCTGATCTGGTAACACTGGGTAAGCCCATGGGCAATGGTCATCCGGTAGCGGGGCTAGTCGCACGTTCTGATCTTCTGGATCTGTTTGGCGAACGGCAACGTTATTTCAACACCTTTGGCGGCAACCCCGTGTCTTGTTGCGCCGCTGCCGCTGTGCTGGATGTTATTGAATCGGAACACCTACAGGTCAATGCCAGGATTCAGGGGCAGCGTCTGGGTCGGCAGCTAAACGATTTAGCCCAGCGTCATGAAGTCATTGGTGATATCCGCGGTGCCGGGCTGTTTTACGGAGTGGAACTGGTCAAGGATCGCAATAGTCTTGCTCCGGCGACAGCGCTGGCCAGTCGTGTGGTCAATGGCATGCGTGAGGCGGGCGTGCTGATCAGTGCGACCGGCCCCGATGCCAATGTACTGAAAATCCGGCCACCGCTGGTGTTTACGGCTGAGCATGTTGAGCTTTTGAGTGATACCCTGGATCAGGTATTAACTCGGCTGAGCTGA
- a CDS encoding GntR family transcriptional regulator, whose amino-acid sequence MNYPISEIHHARLGSSIYALLRDALITGRFKPNDRLRIRELAEQLSTSVTPVRDAILQLAKEQALEMRSPRDIRVPQLSQSQYDEIRLLRLSLEGMAAEQAAQKISADALQQLRANIDQNHTAILANDLSVALRLNSEFHLLLADAAGMPLLRNLIDMLWMRTGPLIAQSYREFSQQMAIGHHEELWQALANRDPEAARTAIQQDILDGNVKMRDYLLEDNVSAQPS is encoded by the coding sequence ATGAATTATCCAATCAGTGAAATCCATCATGCCCGACTGGGCAGCAGTATTTATGCACTGTTACGCGATGCGCTGATTACCGGGCGCTTCAAGCCTAATGACCGGCTGCGTATCCGCGAACTGGCTGAGCAGTTATCCACCAGTGTCACACCGGTGCGTGATGCCATCCTGCAACTGGCCAAGGAGCAGGCGCTGGAGATGCGCTCACCACGCGACATTCGCGTTCCGCAGTTAAGTCAGAGCCAATATGATGAAATCCGACTGTTGCGTTTGTCATTGGAAGGTATGGCGGCGGAGCAGGCGGCACAGAAGATCAGCGCCGATGCCTTGCAACAATTACGCGCAAATATCGATCAGAATCATACCGCAATCCTCGCAAACGATCTGTCAGTGGCCTTACGGTTGAATAGCGAATTTCACCTATTACTGGCTGATGCGGCAGGCATGCCCTTGCTACGCAATCTGATTGACATGCTGTGGATGCGTACCGGCCCGCTGATTGCTCAGAGCTACCGTGAGTTTTCCCAGCAGATGGCGATAGGTCACCATGAAGAGCTGTGGCAGGCTCTGGCTAACCGTGATCCGGAAGCGGCCCGCACGGCCATCCAGCAGGACATTCTCGATGGCAATGTGAAAATGCGAGATTACCTGCTTGAGGACAATGTATCAGCTCAGCCGAGTTAA
- a CDS encoding secondary thiamine-phosphate synthase enzyme YjbQ, producing MWIQKNLQLDAKHRGFHLITRDVLQAIPELKQCKVGLLHLFIQHTSASLTINENADPDVRGDFERFFNHAVPENAPFYVHLDEGSDDMPAHLKSSLLGCSLSLPVSNGRLNLGTWQGIYLCEHRNHGGSRRLILTLQGE from the coding sequence ATGTGGATACAAAAAAACCTTCAATTAGACGCCAAACACAGAGGCTTTCACCTCATCACCCGTGATGTGTTGCAAGCTATCCCGGAACTCAAACAGTGCAAGGTCGGTCTGCTGCACCTGTTTATCCAGCATACCTCGGCCTCGCTGACCATCAACGAGAATGCCGATCCGGATGTGCGGGGTGATTTTGAGCGCTTTTTTAATCATGCAGTTCCGGAAAATGCCCCCTTTTATGTGCATCTGGACGAAGGCAGTGATGATATGCCGGCGCATCTGAAAAGCAGTTTGCTGGGCTGTTCACTGAGTTTGCCCGTCAGTAACGGACGCTTAAATTTGGGGACCTGGCAGGGTATCTACCTGTGTGAGCACCGCAATCATGGTGGATCGCGGCGGCTGATTTTAACCCTGCAAGGTGAATAG
- a CDS encoding helix-turn-helix transcriptional regulator codes for MSKLERTRAELTTFLRTRRERLSPAEVGLPSGGRRRTPGLRREEVAALSGVGLTWYTWLEQGRDISVSPSFLDNLSRALKLDAAERRHLFLLAHDRLPAEPGKTFCEVPPLVLRLMKDLSPHATYVLNLRWDVLAFNDPADQLFGFKHHAAGQRNLLWMLFTDPSLRERLVDWEDQAVQMLSSFRRDYAHATQEAEIQALVANLQKASPEFKQGWSRHDVHAPCQGKRDLQLDGRIVTFEHTSMTIDADRHLRLVVYAETS; via the coding sequence ATGAGTAAACTTGAGCGCACGCGTGCAGAGCTTACGACCTTCCTGCGCACGCGACGTGAACGATTATCTCCCGCTGAAGTCGGCCTGCCCAGCGGCGGTCGTCGGCGCACTCCAGGGCTGCGTCGTGAAGAAGTTGCTGCACTTTCGGGCGTAGGGCTCACTTGGTACACCTGGCTGGAGCAAGGTCGAGACATCAGTGTGTCTCCCTCCTTTTTGGACAACCTTTCTCGAGCACTAAAGCTTGATGCCGCCGAGCGCAGGCACTTATTTTTACTTGCTCATGACAGGCTTCCAGCCGAACCAGGCAAAACCTTTTGCGAGGTGCCGCCATTAGTGTTGAGATTAATGAAGGACCTATCGCCTCATGCGACCTACGTGCTTAATCTTCGCTGGGATGTATTAGCTTTCAACGATCCGGCCGACCAGCTATTTGGTTTCAAGCACCATGCGGCAGGACAACGCAATTTGTTGTGGATGCTGTTTACTGACCCGAGCCTGCGCGAACGTTTGGTTGATTGGGAAGATCAAGCCGTACAAATGCTATCCAGTTTTCGACGCGATTATGCCCATGCGACACAGGAAGCAGAGATCCAGGCACTTGTTGCCAATTTACAAAAGGCATCCCCCGAGTTCAAACAGGGGTGGAGCCGCCATGATGTCCACGCACCCTGCCAGGGTAAACGTGACCTACAGCTTGATGGCAGAATAGTTACTTTCGAACACACGTCAATGACCATCGACGCCGATCGGCACCTTCGATTAGTGGTGTATGCAGAAACATCTTAA
- a CDS encoding MFS transporter: MNMSNEACRTEVTPVITTSSSSPSVYLIALGAFALGMASYVTAGLIPMIEQAFSVSVGVAAQLVTAFTLAYGIGSPLIVALLPGNRQRAGLLAALGLFVLSNAASALSTDFSWLLVFRAIAGIGSGVYLAMGIAIVATLSTTGRGKAISIIMGGMAAGTVLGVPIGLILAEQWGWASALWLVTSLGLIALFGLLWRLPALPSTAFIPLHRKLSLLVDGQVTIILLVSLLAAIASLGMYTFLAPLLLAPDYGRVETVIPYLWVWGVGGVAGSFLVGPMTDRISGPRMTLFIMLVLSLSLLVLPLIAAWSAWLAMLPIAIWGAVGWALQVPQNNQLIHARESHGDGNLAVALNESALYLGSAIGAAAGGLAFMLNLPIWVLPVGAGVVAAIGALFQVINLRRDVHTP, translated from the coding sequence ATGAATATGAGTAATGAAGCTTGTCGAACAGAAGTAACGCCCGTTATAACCACATCCTCATCCTCTCCTTCTGTTTACCTGATCGCACTGGGTGCCTTTGCACTCGGTATGGCGTCTTATGTTACAGCGGGGCTTATTCCTATGATCGAACAGGCCTTCAGTGTTTCTGTCGGAGTTGCTGCACAGCTAGTAACAGCCTTTACACTAGCTTATGGAATAGGGTCGCCACTCATTGTGGCTTTGCTACCGGGTAATCGACAAAGAGCCGGGTTGTTAGCTGCACTTGGTTTGTTTGTGTTATCAAACGCTGCCAGTGCACTTTCTACAGATTTTTCGTGGTTGCTTGTATTTAGGGCGATAGCCGGGATCGGTTCCGGAGTTTATCTTGCGATGGGCATCGCTATAGTGGCGACACTGTCAACGACAGGCCGAGGAAAGGCCATTTCTATCATCATGGGCGGTATGGCCGCTGGGACAGTGTTGGGCGTCCCGATTGGTCTTATTCTGGCAGAACAATGGGGTTGGGCATCGGCGCTTTGGTTAGTAACCTCCCTTGGGTTAATTGCCCTTTTTGGGCTGTTGTGGCGATTGCCAGCATTACCGAGTACGGCATTCATTCCACTACATCGCAAGTTGTCATTGCTGGTTGATGGCCAAGTGACAATCATTCTTCTGGTGTCATTGCTGGCCGCCATAGCTAGCCTTGGGATGTATACCTTTCTTGCTCCTCTGTTATTGGCTCCAGATTATGGCAGGGTGGAAACAGTTATACCCTACCTTTGGGTGTGGGGAGTTGGTGGTGTAGCTGGAAGCTTTTTAGTGGGACCTATGACCGACCGCATTAGTGGTCCTAGAATGACGCTTTTCATCATGTTGGTTCTGTCACTGTCTCTTCTGGTACTACCGCTAATTGCGGCTTGGAGTGCTTGGCTGGCTATGCTGCCAATAGCAATCTGGGGAGCTGTTGGTTGGGCTCTGCAAGTGCCGCAGAATAATCAGCTAATCCATGCTCGAGAATCGCATGGTGATGGTAATCTTGCTGTAGCGCTCAATGAATCTGCATTGTATCTGGGTAGTGCTATTGGCGCCGCAGCAGGTGGTCTGGCATTCATGCTTAATCTACCCATATGGGTTCTGCCTGTTGGTGCTGGTGTGGTTGCTGCAATAGGAGCACTGTTTCAGGTCATTAACCTGCGCAGAGATGTACATACACCCTAG